In Ignavibacteriota bacterium, one genomic interval encodes:
- a CDS encoding right-handed parallel beta-helix repeat-containing protein: MKLFLAILFFNSVSFIFADHINYNVVDFGAKRDGITDNTEIINSVIETASKNGGGTIYFPAGDYLSFTIRLKSKITIYLEQGARLIANKETDTEGYDLPEENAWYKKYQDFGHSYWKNSLIFGDSLHDISIMGNGTIWGKGLYSYDKPEIKGSGNKAVGLKNCVNVTIKDISILHGGHFCILATGVDNLTINNVRADADRDGFDIDCCKNVIISDCLINSPTDDGLCLKSSFALGYARFTENVTITNCQIFGFDHGSLLNGTFTKEFKDEDPNVNHCITGRLKFGTESNGGFRNIAVSNCVFEHSRGFCLESADGGIIEDIVIDNITMRDITDTPFFIRLSARMRGPENVPIGVCRRISISNLNVYDVGGRPKSPELGACMIMGIPEHYVEDLSLSNIRIYFRGGGKKESVDKEVPQNIDSYPDPYRWNAMPAYGFYFRYVKGLKVKDIIIKTIENDERPAFVLDNVNDAEFINNDISKTNSAANFIIKKSQNIILKNIKGIRDSEITKSEYKKF, from the coding sequence ATGAAATTATTTCTTGCAATTTTATTCTTTAATTCAGTATCATTTATTTTTGCGGATCATATAAATTATAACGTTGTTGATTTTGGAGCAAAAAGGGATGGCATAACTGATAATACTGAAATAATAAATTCCGTTATAGAGACAGCATCAAAAAACGGCGGAGGAACTATATACTTTCCTGCCGGAGATTATTTATCATTTACCATTCGTTTGAAAAGTAAAATAACAATTTATTTGGAGCAAGGAGCAAGACTTATTGCAAATAAAGAAACAGATACCGAAGGTTATGATTTGCCCGAAGAAAACGCTTGGTATAAAAAATATCAGGATTTTGGACATAGTTATTGGAAAAATAGTTTGATTTTCGGCGATAGTTTGCACGATATTTCAATAATGGGAAATGGCACCATTTGGGGAAAAGGTTTATATTCTTATGATAAACCTGAAATTAAAGGTTCCGGAAATAAAGCCGTTGGGCTTAAAAATTGTGTAAATGTTACCATTAAAGATATATCTATTTTGCACGGCGGACATTTTTGCATTCTTGCCACCGGCGTTGATAATCTTACAATTAATAATGTTCGCGCTGATGCTGATAGAGATGGATTTGACATTGACTGCTGTAAAAATGTAATTATTTCAGATTGCTTAATAAATTCTCCGACGGATGACGGTTTATGTTTAAAATCATCTTTTGCTTTAGGTTATGCCAGATTTACAGAGAATGTAACAATTACAAATTGCCAAATATTTGGTTTTGATCATGGCTCACTTTTAAATGGAACTTTTACCAAAGAATTTAAAGATGAAGATCCGAATGTTAATCATTGCATAACCGGAAGATTAAAATTTGGAACCGAATCTAATGGCGGTTTTAGGAACATTGCTGTTTCAAATTGTGTATTCGAACATTCGCGTGGATTTTGTCTTGAATCGGCTGACGGAGGTATAATTGAGGATATTGTTATTGATAACATCACAATGCGTGATATTACAGATACTCCTTTTTTTATACGATTAAGTGCGAGAATGAGGGGACCGGAAAATGTTCCCATTGGTGTTTGCAGAAGAATTTCAATCAGCAATTTAAACGTTTATGATGTGGGAGGAAGACCAAAATCTCCTGAACTTGGAGCATGTATGATTATGGGCATTCCGGAGCATTATGTTGAAGATTTAAGTTTAAGCAATATTCGTATTTATTTTAGAGGCGGCGGAAAGAAAGAATCTGTTGACAAGGAAGTGCCGCAAAATATCGATTCTTATCCCGATCCTTACCGCTGGAACGCAATGCCTGCTTACGGTTTTTACTTTAGGTATGTAAAAGGTTTAAAAGTGAAAGATATAATTATAAAAACAATCGAAAATGATGAAAGGCCTGCCTTTGTACTAGACAATGTAAACGACGCTGAATTTATAAATAATGATATTTCTAAAACAAATTCTGCCGCAAATTTTATCATTAAAAAAAGTCAAAATATTATTCTGAAAAACATTAAAGGAATACGTGATTCGGAAATTACTAAAAGTGAATATAAAA